One Spirochaetota bacterium genomic window carries:
- a CDS encoding pyridoxine 5'-phosphate synthase has translation MGRIKLCVNIDHIATVREARGTAYPDPLEGARLCEESGAHGITVHLREDRRHIQDRDVTALKDIVRGKYNLEMALSGEIIAIALKVRPHQVTLVPEKREEVTTEGGLDVAANFDRIKAVVKRFHDAGIIVSLFIEPEKDAVSRSKETGADYIELHTGSYCLAADNFGGDLYGNPPMEVKRELDRIYRAADCAAEIGIGVNAGHGLNVYNLGPVLAARGLDELNIGHSIIARSIFTGLAGAVKELLDIINR, from the coding sequence ATGGGACGGATAAAGCTCTGCGTAAACATCGATCATATAGCCACGGTGCGCGAGGCCCGGGGCACGGCTTATCCCGATCCCCTTGAAGGGGCGCGCCTCTGCGAGGAGAGCGGCGCCCACGGCATCACCGTGCACCTGCGCGAGGACCGGCGCCATATCCAGGACCGGGACGTGACGGCCCTCAAGGACATCGTCAGGGGTAAATACAACCTGGAGATGGCCCTCTCGGGCGAGATCATCGCCATAGCCCTGAAGGTCAGGCCGCACCAGGTCACCCTGGTGCCGGAGAAGCGCGAGGAGGTGACGACCGAGGGGGGGCTGGACGTCGCGGCGAATTTCGACCGGATCAAGGCCGTTGTCAAAAGGTTCCATGACGCCGGCATTATCGTGTCCCTGTTCATCGAGCCCGAAAAGGATGCCGTGTCCCGCTCGAAGGAAACGGGCGCCGACTACATCGAGCTCCATACCGGATCCTACTGCCTGGCGGCGGACAATTTCGGCGGGGACCTCTACGGCAACCCGCCCATGGAAGTGAAGCGCGAGCTGGACCGGATATACCGGGCGGCGGACTGCGCCGCGGAGATCGGCATCGGCGTCAACGCCGGCCACGGCCTGAACGTCTACAACCTGGGGCCGGTGCTGGCGGCGCGGGGGCTGGACGAGCTCAATATCGGCCATTCCATCATCGCGCGGTCCATATTCACGGGCCTGGCCGGGGCCGTCAAAGAGCTGCTTGACATAATAAACAGGTAG
- a CDS encoding TIGR00282 family metallophosphoesterase, whose amino-acid sequence MKILAVGDVVGRPGRQVLKDKLQGIVDTHRIGMVIVNGENAAGGKSITPDIVHEFLAAGVDCITTGNHIWDNQEVMKIIDSEAALLRPANYPAGVRGHGWHIIERKGFSVCVINLQGRLFMEPIDCPFQKFDAIYGEVRDRAPIIIVDLHAEATSEKKAFGWHVDGRASAVFGTHTHVMTADEDILPNGTGYITDVGMTGSFDSVIGINKENSVKRFLTFTRVKFEVAEKNCKINAIVFEITRDGKTEKVTRIIA is encoded by the coding sequence ATAAAAATATTAGCCGTCGGTGACGTCGTGGGACGGCCCGGGCGCCAGGTCCTGAAGGACAAGCTCCAGGGGATCGTCGACACGCACCGGATCGGCATGGTCATCGTCAACGGCGAGAATGCCGCGGGCGGCAAGTCGATAACGCCGGACATCGTCCACGAGTTCCTTGCCGCGGGCGTGGACTGCATCACCACCGGCAACCATATCTGGGACAACCAGGAGGTGATGAAGATTATCGACTCCGAGGCGGCGCTGCTCCGGCCGGCCAACTATCCCGCGGGCGTGCGCGGCCACGGCTGGCACATCATCGAGCGGAAGGGCTTCAGCGTGTGCGTCATCAATCTCCAGGGAAGGCTTTTCATGGAGCCCATCGACTGCCCCTTCCAGAAATTCGACGCCATCTACGGGGAAGTCAGGGACAGGGCCCCCATAATCATCGTGGACCTCCACGCGGAGGCCACCTCGGAGAAAAAGGCCTTCGGGTGGCACGTGGACGGCAGGGCCTCGGCCGTGTTCGGCACCCACACCCATGTCATGACCGCCGACGAGGACATCCTGCCGAACGGGACCGGTTACATCACCGATGTCGGGATGACCGGGTCCTTTGATTCGGTCATCGGCATCAACAAGGAAAATTCCGTGAAGCGTTTCCTTACCTTCACCAGGGTCAAGTTCGAGGTGGCGGAAAAGAATTGCAAGATCAACGCCATCGTGTTTGAAATAACCAGGGACGGGAAAACGGAGAAAGTCACGCGGATAATCGCGTGA
- a CDS encoding FecR domain-containing protein produces the protein MKNGRALRIFVIAVIAALTVGILASCSRSSDRTVVTFYMGKVDVLRSGAALKPAVKMQINDGDVISTGPGAFILLQVADSTVIRIMESTTVEMKTLLSPKNRELIVKEGKALSAVKKLSKGDSYSAKTATLTASVRGTEYSVSARAGESVVAVRKGIVEVTVTGTAQRESVGEGKAFVYTDKAVIRAISDAEDKELEKIAAVPLIYGLEGKTEKEIRDILTPLLGRDAMPESTLVEMKAKYGRTDTVTLYDGRVLTGVILSRGAVYTILTTGGVITVPEKKIRNTRVQ, from the coding sequence ATGAAAAATGGCCGTGCGTTACGCATATTTGTCATCGCTGTGATCGCCGCATTGACGGTGGGGATCCTTGCTTCATGCAGCAGGAGCTCAGACCGTACAGTGGTAACTTTTTACATGGGTAAGGTGGATGTGCTCCGCAGCGGGGCGGCCCTGAAGCCGGCCGTAAAGATGCAGATCAACGACGGTGACGTGATCTCCACCGGTCCCGGCGCCTTTATCCTGCTCCAGGTTGCCGATTCCACGGTCATCCGCATCATGGAAAGCACCACGGTGGAGATGAAAACTCTTCTCAGTCCGAAGAACCGCGAGCTTATTGTGAAGGAAGGCAAGGCCCTTTCCGCGGTGAAGAAGCTCTCCAAGGGAGATTCCTATTCGGCGAAGACGGCGACCCTCACGGCCTCGGTGCGCGGCACAGAGTACAGCGTATCCGCCAGGGCGGGCGAGTCGGTCGTGGCGGTGCGGAAAGGCATCGTCGAGGTGACCGTGACCGGAACGGCTCAGCGCGAGTCCGTGGGCGAGGGTAAGGCCTTCGTGTACACTGACAAGGCGGTGATCCGCGCCATATCCGACGCTGAAGACAAGGAGCTGGAGAAGATAGCGGCCGTTCCGCTCATTTACGGCCTGGAGGGAAAAACAGAGAAGGAGATCCGGGACATCCTGACGCCGCTCCTGGGCCGTGACGCCATGCCGGAGTCGACCCTGGTGGAGATGAAGGCCAAGTACGGCCGCACCGACACCGTTACGCTCTATGACGGCAGGGTGCTGACCGGCGTAATCCTGTCGCGCGGCGCGGTGTATACGATCCTGACCACGGGCGGCGTCATTACCGTGCCGGAGAAGAAGATAAGGAACACCCGGGTGCAATAG
- a CDS encoding isoprenylcysteine carboxylmethyltransferase family protein produces MKKYGSLILPMILIVLVVFCVFMRLNGEGSIPAGSRIDLEIIVMLIYLLWLFREMKVFRPDLHHEKKSSDYGTRELYGVGQALTVLSALWLAPPYVRHGMAHWAGALLFLAGILFRTWAIETLGDYYSHAVSVMNDHRIITTGPYRFMRHPAYAGMLAAHGGIVVFFFNYVTLAIYLLLFIPAIVVRILIEEKTLMKIEGYAEFARDRKRLIPGLW; encoded by the coding sequence ATGAAAAAGTACGGTTCGCTGATCCTGCCGATGATACTTATCGTGCTTGTCGTTTTCTGCGTATTCATGAGATTGAACGGCGAGGGCTCTATCCCGGCCGGATCCCGTATCGACCTGGAGATAATCGTGATGCTGATCTACCTGCTCTGGCTGTTCCGTGAAATGAAAGTTTTCCGGCCCGATCTCCACCATGAGAAAAAGTCTTCGGATTACGGAACCAGGGAGCTCTACGGGGTCGGGCAGGCCCTGACGGTCCTTTCGGCCCTCTGGCTCGCTCCGCCGTATGTGCGGCACGGCATGGCCCACTGGGCCGGGGCGCTCCTGTTCCTGGCGGGCATTCTTTTCAGGACATGGGCGATTGAAACTCTTGGCGATTATTATTCCCACGCGGTCAGCGTGATGAATGATCACAGGATCATTACAACCGGACCTTACCGGTTTATGCGGCATCCCGCGTATGCCGGAATGCTGGCGGCCCATGGGGGCATTGTCGTTTTTTTCTTCAATTATGTAACGCTGGCCATATACCTGCTGCTGTTCATTCCCGCCATTGTAGTACGAATCCTCATCGAGGAGAAGACCCTCATGAAGATAGAGGGATACGCGGAATTCGCCCGGGACCGCAAGAGGCTGATTCCGGGATTGTGGTAA
- a CDS encoding VOC family protein, translated as METNPMFQIGKIDQVGVAVRNADEAAKFMQAAFGLTFTTFNMPEARAILHGREVRFITRISIARAGAIDLEMMQILEGDHIVKEFMESHGPGIHHLGIYVKDLNRSVKEWEEKGGTLLQRTAHPAGIGTAYLQIEGLWGGSCIELIKLGGG; from the coding sequence ATGGAAACGAACCCAATGTTCCAGATCGGGAAGATCGACCAGGTCGGCGTAGCCGTCCGCAATGCCGACGAAGCGGCTAAATTCATGCAGGCGGCGTTCGGGCTCACCTTCACGACCTTCAACATGCCCGAAGCCAGGGCCATACTCCACGGAAGGGAGGTGCGGTTCATCACGAGGATATCCATCGCCAGGGCGGGCGCCATTGACCTGGAGATGATGCAGATACTCGAGGGCGACCATATCGTTAAGGAATTCATGGAATCTCACGGCCCGGGGATCCATCACCTGGGCATATACGTCAAGGACCTAAACCGGTCGGTGAAGGAATGGGAGGAGAAAGGCGGCACGCTGCTGCAGCGGACGGCCCACCCCGCGGGCATCGGCACGGCCTACCTTCAGATCGAAGGGCTCTGGGGCGGATCGTGCATCGAGCTCATCAAGCTCGGAGGAGGATGA
- a CDS encoding 1-deoxy-D-xylulose-5-phosphate synthase, whose amino-acid sequence MLLEKINSSRDLKKLKPAELNDLAGEVRDYILDVISKNGGHLASSLGVVELTIALHYVFNTPADKIIWDVGHQSYAHKILTGRRDAFRNIRQYGGISGFPKMHESEYDAFDTGHSSTSLTLASGSAVGRDLAGKKHKVIAVIGDGSLTGGMAFEAINQIGQMDSDVIIILNDNEHSINENVGALSKYLTRIITGSTYNRIRRKSMELVKRIPRIGGPLFNLIYRSIESFKKMIIPGQFFEDMGVRYFGPIDGHNISQLIHVMNRVRAINYGPKIIHVLTKKGKGYVPAELNPALFHGIGPFDRATGIARGDKRISYSEIAGKTLAHIARNDKKIVAITAAMKLGTGLYEFEKKWPNRFFDVGIAEQHAVTFAGALTVSGIKPFVSIYSTFLQRAVDQLIHDVGIMKLPIRLLVDRAGSVGQDGETHQGLFDIAIIKNIPGFILLAPSTGEELRDMIYFAARHNDGPVAIRYPRGGIDRTEFNYDKGKSFVLGRIKKLTAGRDLAIFTFGDMVPVALKVRDLLGARGIGTAVVNLLTIKPLDVRGIERVLGGVKRAITLENAMISGGAGEHLLASIRPALREKVLFCGGFPDVFITHGRNAELFKQYGIDPETLAKRVLKLIK is encoded by the coding sequence ATGTTACTCGAAAAGATAAACAGCTCCAGGGATCTGAAAAAACTCAAGCCGGCCGAACTGAATGACCTCGCGGGAGAAGTGCGCGATTACATCCTCGACGTGATATCCAAAAACGGCGGGCACCTCGCCTCCTCCCTCGGCGTCGTGGAGCTCACCATCGCCCTTCATTACGTTTTTAACACGCCGGCTGACAAGATCATCTGGGACGTGGGCCACCAGAGCTACGCCCACAAGATACTGACCGGCCGCCGGGACGCGTTCCGGAACATCAGGCAGTACGGCGGCATATCCGGATTTCCCAAGATGCATGAATCGGAATACGACGCCTTCGACACCGGCCACAGCAGCACGAGCCTCACCCTTGCCAGCGGCTCCGCCGTGGGCAGGGACCTGGCCGGGAAAAAGCACAAGGTCATAGCGGTGATCGGCGACGGCTCCCTCACCGGCGGCATGGCCTTCGAGGCCATCAACCAGATCGGCCAGATGGACAGCGACGTCATCATCATACTCAATGACAACGAGCATTCCATCAACGAGAACGTGGGCGCCCTGTCCAAGTACCTCACCCGCATCATTACCGGTTCGACCTACAACCGCATACGGAGAAAGTCGATGGAGCTGGTGAAGCGCATACCGCGCATCGGCGGGCCCCTCTTCAACTTGATCTACCGCTCCATCGAGAGCTTCAAGAAGATGATCATTCCCGGCCAGTTCTTCGAGGACATGGGGGTCCGTTATTTCGGCCCCATCGACGGCCATAACATATCCCAGCTGATCCATGTCATGAACAGGGTGAGGGCCATCAATTACGGGCCCAAGATAATCCATGTCCTCACCAAGAAGGGGAAGGGATACGTGCCGGCGGAGCTGAACCCGGCCCTGTTTCACGGTATCGGCCCCTTCGACCGGGCCACCGGTATCGCCCGGGGCGACAAGCGTATTTCCTATTCCGAGATTGCCGGCAAGACCCTGGCCCACATAGCCAGGAACGACAAGAAAATCGTCGCCATCACGGCCGCCATGAAGCTGGGCACGGGACTGTACGAGTTCGAGAAGAAGTGGCCCAACCGCTTTTTCGATGTCGGCATCGCCGAGCAGCACGCGGTCACCTTCGCGGGCGCGCTGACCGTAAGCGGGATCAAGCCTTTCGTGTCGATTTATTCGACCTTCCTCCAGCGCGCCGTTGACCAGCTCATTCATGACGTCGGCATCATGAAGCTCCCCATTCGCCTCCTGGTGGATCGCGCCGGCTCAGTTGGACAGGACGGCGAGACGCACCAGGGCCTCTTCGATATCGCCATTATTAAGAACATCCCCGGTTTCATCCTCCTGGCGCCGTCGACCGGGGAGGAGCTGCGCGACATGATTTACTTCGCGGCGCGGCACAATGACGGCCCCGTGGCCATCAGGTATCCCCGCGGCGGCATTGACCGGACCGAGTTTAATTACGATAAGGGAAAGAGCTTTGTCCTGGGCAGGATCAAGAAGCTGACCGCCGGAAGGGACCTCGCCATTTTCACCTTCGGCGACATGGTGCCCGTGGCCCTGAAGGTGCGCGACCTTCTCGGGGCGCGCGGCATCGGGACCGCGGTGGTAAACCTTCTCACCATCAAGCCGCTGGACGTCAGGGGAATCGAGCGGGTCCTGGGCGGCGTGAAGCGCGCCATCACCCTCGAGAACGCCATGATCTCCGGGGGCGCCGGCGAGCATCTCCTCGCGTCGATACGGCCCGCCCTCAGGGAAAAGGTCCTCTTCTGCGGCGGCTTCCCCGATGTTTTTATCACCCATGGCAGGAACGCGGAGCTCTTCAAGCAGTATGGCATAGACCCTGAGACCCTGGCCAAGCGTGTACTCAAGCTGATAAAATAA
- a CDS encoding SDR family oxidoreductase: protein MKGMKVVLITGASRGIGRALAEELSRRGHRVYGTGRSAIKEKLPFAYIAMDVTDGKSVKKAVRQVINAEGRVDVLVNNAGVSHCGTVEETPAAIARDMFETNYFGPLSLIRELIPAMRERRSGTIVNVTSAAGRIGLPFEGHYSASKFALEGLSEVLRHEVTPFGIRVIVAEPSDVGTSIWERTAKTDAPASPYQDMLERFLAVKAKEMGPGADSPAHVARQIADAIESAGGRYRYPVAKMAGLIMALQKLLPERLFFKIIAGNYRLYGK, encoded by the coding sequence ATGAAGGGAATGAAGGTCGTACTGATCACCGGCGCTTCCAGGGGGATCGGCCGGGCCCTGGCGGAAGAGCTCTCGCGCCGGGGGCACCGCGTTTACGGCACCGGCCGCAGCGCAATAAAGGAGAAGCTCCCCTTCGCGTACATTGCCATGGACGTGACGGACGGGAAGTCGGTCAAAAAGGCCGTGCGGCAGGTCATCAATGCCGAGGGTCGCGTCGATGTGCTGGTGAACAACGCGGGCGTGAGCCACTGCGGCACCGTGGAGGAAACGCCGGCGGCGATCGCCAGGGACATGTTCGAGACAAATTACTTCGGCCCCCTGTCGCTTATCAGGGAGCTCATCCCCGCCATGAGGGAGCGGCGCTCGGGGACCATCGTGAACGTAACCTCCGCGGCGGGCAGGATCGGCCTCCCCTTCGAGGGACATTACAGCGCCAGCAAGTTCGCCCTCGAGGGACTGAGCGAGGTTCTCAGGCACGAAGTGACGCCCTTTGGCATCCGGGTCATCGTGGCGGAACCGAGCGACGTGGGAACCTCGATCTGGGAGCGCACCGCCAAAACAGACGCGCCGGCCTCGCCCTATCAAGACATGCTGGAACGGTTCCTCGCCGTGAAAGCGAAAGAGATGGGACCGGGCGCCGACAGCCCGGCCCATGTGGCGCGCCAGATCGCGGACGCCATCGAATCGGCGGGGGGCCGTTACCGTTACCCGGTGGCGAAGATGGCGGGGCTCATCATGGCGCTGCAAAAACTGCTGCCGGAACGGCTCTTCTTCAAGATTATCGCGGGGAATTACAGGCTTTATGGGAAATGA
- the folP gene encoding dihydropteroate synthase yields the protein MDRVRIMGILNVTPDSFYDGGRYADPDRAAERAYCMRDEGADIIDIGGESTRPGAKPVPAGEEIDRICPVIERIAGDIGVPLSVDTNKAAVARAALAAGASIVNDISGLTFDGAMAGVVAERGAAVVLMHIQGTPETMQRDPRYADLVSEICAFLAAAAERALASGIGREKIIVDPGIGFGKTLEDNYRIIKNLHEFRKLGFPVLVGLSRKSLIGKLYGGDADRLPATIALNAASVLNGADIIRVHDVKEHRLALEAMEMLKRIS from the coding sequence ATGGACCGCGTGCGCATAATGGGGATCCTCAACGTAACGCCCGACTCGTTCTATGACGGCGGCAGGTACGCCGATCCGGACCGGGCGGCGGAGCGGGCCTATTGCATGCGCGACGAGGGAGCGGATATCATCGATATCGGCGGCGAGTCCACCAGGCCCGGCGCGAAGCCGGTGCCGGCGGGCGAGGAGATCGACCGGATCTGCCCGGTCATCGAGAGGATCGCCGGTGATATAGGCGTCCCCCTCTCGGTCGATACGAACAAGGCGGCGGTGGCGCGGGCGGCCCTGGCCGCGGGCGCCTCGATCGTAAACGACATCAGCGGCCTCACCTTCGACGGCGCCATGGCCGGCGTCGTTGCGGAGCGGGGCGCCGCGGTGGTCCTCATGCACATCCAGGGGACGCCGGAGACGATGCAGCGGGACCCCCGCTACGCCGACCTGGTGAGCGAGATATGCGCCTTCCTGGCGGCGGCCGCGGAAAGGGCCCTGGCGAGCGGCATCGGCCGCGAAAAAATTATCGTCGATCCGGGCATCGGGTTCGGAAAAACGCTTGAGGATAATTACCGGATAATAAAGAATCTCCATGAATTCAGGAAGCTCGGCTTCCCGGTCCTCGTGGGCCTGTCGCGCAAGTCCCTGATCGGGAAGCTCTACGGCGGCGACGCGGACCGCCTGCCGGCCACCATCGCGCTGAACGCTGCGTCTGTCCTGAACGGGGCCGACATCATCAGGGTCCATGACGTGAAGGAGCACCGCCTGGCCCTTGAGGCAATGGAGATGTTAAAGAGGATATCATAG
- the cdaA gene encoding diadenylate cyclase CdaA — MIELANTVTHYFRLFWEYFRNVIDIVLVAFIFYLVYRFLSNTRAIQLLKGVMIIIVVAILAKFLHFDTLDWLITNIASSVVIAVIILFQPELRRLITQFGQRNWLANEAGKEPFPLDELVNAVVSMADEKIGSLIVIERNTGLRSYAESGVLVNADISEEFIRTVFFPLTPLHDGAIIIQEGRISAAACYLPLSDSKQLKKQHGARHRAALGIAEESDALVILTSEETGSICIMVNGRLFSRVRVQDLKNMILFFMNPKTAYEEKFRVPTKKGSE, encoded by the coding sequence ATGATTGAACTGGCGAACACCGTGACCCATTATTTCAGGCTATTCTGGGAATATTTCCGGAACGTCATCGATATTGTCCTGGTAGCGTTCATCTTCTACCTGGTGTACCGCTTCCTGTCCAACACCCGGGCCATCCAGCTCCTGAAGGGCGTGATGATCATCATCGTGGTGGCGATCCTGGCCAAGTTCCTCCACTTCGACACCCTGGACTGGCTCATCACGAACATCGCCTCCTCCGTGGTGATCGCCGTCATCATCCTGTTCCAGCCGGAGCTGCGGCGCCTCATCACCCAGTTCGGCCAGAGGAACTGGCTGGCCAACGAGGCGGGGAAGGAGCCGTTCCCCCTGGACGAGCTGGTAAACGCCGTGGTGTCGATGGCGGATGAGAAGATCGGGTCGCTCATCGTGATCGAGCGGAACACCGGTCTCAGGAGCTACGCGGAATCGGGCGTGCTGGTGAACGCGGACATATCGGAGGAGTTCATCCGCACGGTCTTTTTCCCGCTGACGCCGCTCCACGACGGGGCCATCATCATCCAGGAGGGGCGCATATCCGCCGCGGCCTGTTACCTTCCCCTGAGCGACTCCAAGCAGCTGAAGAAACAGCACGGCGCCCGCCACCGGGCGGCCCTGGGCATCGCGGAGGAATCCGACGCCCTGGTAATCCTCACCTCGGAGGAGACCGGCAGCATCTGCATCATGGTGAACGGGAGGCTCTTCTCCCGCGTGCGCGTGCAGGACCTGAAGAACATGATCCTCTTCTTCATGAACCCGAAAACGGCCTACGAGGAGAAATTCCGGGTGCCGACGAAGAAGGGCTCAGAGTGA
- a CDS encoding TlyA family RNA methyltransferase: MLMKKTRLDIHLARSGLSQSREKARREIVAGWVKVNGETVMDPARTISGAETITVERPGGLYVSRGGRKLKLALDRFGISLAGKTAVDLGASTGGFTDCMLREGAVKVYAVDVGYGQLDYSLRKDPRVIVMEKTNARSLSREMFPDQVDFIAADLSFISIVKVFDTVRDVFAPVEGVILVKPQFEAGPGDHKKGVVRKKEVHAVILKRVIAALADKGMAMKGLTHSPIRGPKGNIEFLLYFSCGTEEAAPASAEREATVDEVVAGAHDYFEGSPDDDSIKE, from the coding sequence ATCCTCATGAAAAAAACGCGCCTTGATATCCATCTCGCCCGGAGCGGCCTGTCCCAGTCGCGGGAGAAGGCCAGGCGCGAGATCGTCGCCGGCTGGGTGAAGGTGAACGGCGAGACCGTCATGGACCCGGCCAGGACGATTTCCGGAGCCGAGACCATCACCGTTGAAAGACCCGGCGGTCTTTATGTGAGCCGGGGCGGCCGGAAGCTCAAGCTCGCCCTGGACCGCTTCGGCATTTCCCTGGCCGGGAAGACAGCCGTTGACCTGGGCGCCTCCACCGGCGGGTTCACCGACTGCATGCTCAGGGAGGGCGCGGTGAAAGTGTACGCCGTGGACGTGGGCTATGGCCAGCTTGACTATTCCTTGAGAAAGGACCCCCGCGTCATCGTCATGGAAAAGACAAACGCCCGGAGCCTGTCCCGGGAGATGTTCCCGGATCAGGTTGATTTCATCGCGGCGGACCTTTCCTTTATTTCCATAGTGAAGGTCTTCGACACGGTCCGGGACGTCTTCGCGCCCGTGGAGGGCGTGATCCTGGTGAAGCCCCAGTTCGAGGCGGGGCCGGGGGACCACAAGAAAGGCGTCGTGCGGAAAAAGGAGGTCCATGCCGTTATCCTGAAGCGCGTCATCGCCGCCCTCGCGGACAAGGGCATGGCCATGAAGGGCCTGACCCATTCTCCCATCCGGGGGCCCAAGGGGAACATCGAGTTCCTGCTCTACTTCTCCTGCGGCACGGAGGAGGCCGCTCCCGCGTCAGCGGAGCGGGAAGCCACGGTCGACGAGGTCGTGGCCGGGGCCCATGATTATTTCGAAGGCTCGCCGGATGATGATTCGATAAAAGAATGA
- a CDS encoding YbbR-like domain-containing protein: MKVIKERLTSIVGERDFMAKGICLLLAVILWAFIMTGKTEKLRYKVPIVTRNLPANLAVTGLSGRYAMVLLEGRKDELKSVNIKNIKATVNMEKAEIGDSKAYPIQVEKLQVPEDVSISVVEPEVILTVEKKEDKWVRVVPAITGTAPKGKIIVDKTVLPERVRISGPKSVINDIESVDTEGVSVENETGELQRQVGLMKERYKDVTFNEKKFMVRVLITDLKDLVMVTAPVSIRNGAKEYEYEIRDREVEVYIRSKNNRPVAPGDLEAYVDAARVNLKALFEAERKDTVLKELPVAITGKNINIADIISVMPKKVLVRITRRQNM; this comes from the coding sequence ATGAAAGTGATTAAAGAACGATTGACATCCATCGTGGGGGAGCGGGATTTCATGGCCAAGGGCATCTGTCTCCTCCTGGCGGTGATCCTCTGGGCCTTCATCATGACCGGCAAGACGGAGAAGCTCCGCTACAAGGTTCCCATCGTCACCAGGAACCTCCCGGCGAACCTGGCCGTTACGGGCCTCTCCGGACGGTACGCGATGGTGCTGCTGGAGGGAAGGAAGGACGAGCTGAAGAGCGTCAACATCAAGAACATTAAGGCCACCGTGAACATGGAGAAGGCCGAGATCGGCGATTCCAAGGCCTACCCGATACAGGTGGAAAAGCTGCAGGTCCCCGAGGATGTCTCGATATCCGTCGTGGAGCCCGAGGTGATCCTTACCGTTGAGAAAAAAGAGGACAAGTGGGTCAGGGTCGTGCCCGCCATAACCGGCACGGCGCCGAAGGGGAAGATCATCGTCGACAAGACGGTTTTGCCCGAGCGGGTCAGGATATCGGGCCCGAAATCCGTCATCAACGACATCGAATCGGTCGATACCGAGGGAGTGTCCGTTGAAAATGAGACGGGCGAGCTGCAGCGCCAGGTGGGCCTGATGAAGGAGCGGTACAAGGACGTCACGTTCAACGAGAAGAAATTCATGGTCAGGGTGCTGATCACGGACCTGAAGGACCTGGTGATGGTGACCGCGCCCGTCTCCATCCGGAACGGCGCGAAGGAGTACGAGTACGAGATCAGGGACCGCGAGGTCGAGGTCTATATCCGCTCGAAAAACAACCGCCCCGTGGCGCCCGGCGACCTTGAGGCCTACGTGGACGCCGCCAGGGTGAACCTGAAGGCCCTTTTCGAGGCCGAGCGGAAGGATACGGTGCTCAAGGAACTGCCCGTCGCCATAACGGGGAAAAACATCAACATTGCCGATATTATATCGGTCATGCCGAAAAAGGTCCTGGTCAGGATCACGCGCCGGCAGAACATGTGA